One region of Exiguobacterium acetylicum genomic DNA includes:
- a CDS encoding anthranilate synthase component II, whose protein sequence is MIVLIDNYDSFTYNLVQYFGELGQDIRVFRNDAITLAEIEALQPDHLVISPGPCTPNEAGISLEAIAYFAGKVPILGVCLGHQAIGQVFGGKVVRAKELMHGKVSPLTHDGQGIFERIPQATPVTRYHSLVVERETFPEVLEVTAEVGGEIMALRHRTLPILGVQFHPEAILTRDGKQMLKNFLELTHYVSLA, encoded by the coding sequence ATGATTGTATTGATTGATAACTATGATTCCTTTACGTACAACTTAGTCCAGTATTTCGGCGAACTTGGGCAAGACATCCGGGTATTTCGCAACGACGCGATCACGCTTGCGGAAATCGAAGCATTGCAACCGGATCATCTGGTCATCTCACCGGGCCCCTGTACACCGAATGAAGCGGGGATCAGTCTAGAAGCGATTGCTTATTTTGCTGGGAAGGTACCGATACTAGGGGTCTGCTTAGGTCATCAAGCGATTGGGCAAGTATTCGGTGGTAAAGTCGTCCGCGCGAAGGAATTGATGCACGGAAAAGTCTCGCCACTGACGCATGACGGACAAGGCATCTTTGAACGGATCCCACAAGCGACGCCGGTGACACGTTATCACTCGCTCGTCGTGGAACGCGAGACATTCCCGGAAGTGCTTGAAGTGACGGCGGAAGTCGGTGGAGAGATCATGGCACTCCGTCACCGGACGTTGCCGATTCTCGGTGTCCAGTTCCATCCGGAAGCGATTTTGACGCGAGACGGGAAACAGATGTTAAAAAATTTCTTGGAGTTGACGCATTATGTATCTCTGGCATGA
- the folB gene encoding dihydroneopterin aldolase, with protein MDRIHVTGMRFYGYHGVFAEETKLGQRFNVDLSIGLALAEAGRTDDLTKSVNYAELYEATKRVVEGEPLQLVEALADRIAKAVFALDERIQEASIKVIKPDPPIAGHYEHVAVEINRLREDYA; from the coding sequence ATGGATCGAATTCATGTAACAGGCATGCGTTTTTATGGGTACCACGGTGTATTTGCAGAAGAGACGAAACTCGGTCAACGCTTTAATGTCGATTTATCGATCGGACTTGCATTGGCAGAAGCCGGTCGGACGGATGATTTGACGAAAAGTGTCAATTACGCCGAATTGTATGAAGCGACGAAACGTGTCGTCGAAGGAGAACCGCTCCAACTCGTCGAAGCCTTGGCGGACCGTATTGCAAAAGCAGTTTTTGCGTTAGATGAACGAATTCAAGAAGCGTCGATCAAGGTCATCAAGCCGGATCCGCCGATTGCCGGTCATTATGAACATGTGGCGGTCGAGATCAATCGCCTTCGGGAGGACTATGCATGA
- the dusB gene encoding tRNA dihydrouridine synthase DusB, with amino-acid sequence MEFNIGDVKLKNQVILAPMAGVCNPAFRLIAKEFGAGLVCAEMVSDKGILYENERTLQMLYVDEREKPLSLQIYGGSKETLVQAARYVEANTNADIIDINMGCPVPKVTKSDAGAKWLLDPDKVYEMVHAVTQAIDKPVTVKMRTGWDSHHIYCVDNVKAAEAGGAKAVAIHGRTRSQKYEGVADWNIIGEAKKAVNIPIIGNGDVQTPQDAKRMIDEIGVDGVMIGRAALGNPWMLYQTIQYLESGTLPAEPTAREKIDICLLHATRLVALKGEELAVREMRTHVAWYLKGMKGNGRVRNALFNIDTHAGLVELLQQYLQTLEEDVAYA; translated from the coding sequence ATGGAATTTAACATTGGTGATGTCAAACTGAAGAATCAAGTCATCTTGGCACCGATGGCAGGCGTCTGTAATCCGGCGTTTCGGTTAATTGCAAAGGAATTCGGTGCGGGACTCGTCTGTGCGGAGATGGTCAGCGATAAAGGGATCTTGTACGAGAACGAACGGACGCTACAGATGCTGTACGTGGATGAGCGGGAAAAACCGCTCAGTCTTCAAATCTATGGCGGTTCGAAAGAGACGCTCGTTCAAGCGGCGCGATATGTCGAAGCGAACACGAATGCCGATATCATTGACATCAACATGGGCTGTCCCGTTCCGAAAGTCACGAAAAGCGATGCTGGAGCGAAATGGTTGCTTGACCCGGATAAGGTGTACGAGATGGTCCATGCGGTGACGCAAGCGATCGATAAACCGGTGACGGTCAAGATGCGGACCGGCTGGGACAGTCATCACATCTATTGTGTTGATAATGTCAAAGCGGCAGAAGCGGGCGGTGCGAAAGCCGTTGCCATCCACGGGCGGACGCGTTCGCAAAAGTATGAAGGGGTCGCAGACTGGAATATCATTGGGGAAGCGAAAAAAGCGGTCAACATCCCGATCATCGGAAATGGAGATGTTCAGACTCCGCAAGATGCAAAACGAATGATTGATGAGATCGGCGTCGACGGTGTCATGATCGGACGGGCCGCTCTCGGGAACCCGTGGATGTTGTATCAGACGATCCAGTACCTCGAATCAGGAACGCTTCCGGCAGAACCAACGGCGCGTGAGAAGATTGATATCTGTCTCTTGCACGCCACACGACTAGTCGCGCTAAAGGGAGAGGAACTCGCCGTACGCGAAATGCGGACACATGTCGCCTGGTATTTGAAAGGAATGAAGGGGAACGGTCGCGTTCGCAATGCGTTATTCAATATCGACACACACGCGGGACTCGTTGAACTGTTACAGCAGTACTTGCAGACACTCGAAGAAGACGTAGCATATGCCTAA
- the folP gene encoding dihydropteroate synthase, producing the protein MTYIMGILNVTPDSFSDGGQYVDVEQAMRQARQLVADGADAIDVGGESTRPGAAFVSVEEELARVLPIIKRIKRELNVLVSIDTYKPVVAEAAIEAGADIINDVWGSKWGDRSMVNVAAQYKVPIILMHNRETAHGTDMLAEVRADLEESIRLAKQAGVAEEHIWLDPGIGFMKTHEENLYLMRHLSIVTDFGYPVLLGTSRKSMIGLALGLPTEERLEGTIATVCYGIQQGCDWMRVHDVKEVKRAAQMMDIMLAATKGE; encoded by the coding sequence ATGACTTACATCATGGGTATCTTGAACGTGACACCGGACTCCTTTTCGGACGGTGGACAATATGTCGATGTCGAGCAAGCGATGCGGCAAGCGCGTCAGCTCGTCGCGGATGGAGCAGATGCGATCGATGTCGGTGGAGAATCGACACGACCGGGTGCAGCATTCGTATCAGTCGAAGAAGAACTCGCCCGTGTTTTACCGATCATCAAGCGCATCAAACGAGAGCTGAACGTCCTCGTATCGATCGATACGTACAAACCGGTCGTCGCAGAGGCTGCTATTGAAGCGGGAGCAGATATCATCAACGATGTTTGGGGCTCGAAGTGGGGCGACCGTTCGATGGTCAACGTTGCTGCGCAGTATAAAGTACCCATCATTTTGATGCATAATCGGGAGACGGCGCATGGGACAGATATGCTTGCAGAAGTCCGGGCTGACCTTGAGGAATCGATTCGGTTAGCGAAACAGGCAGGCGTAGCGGAAGAGCACATTTGGCTCGACCCGGGGATTGGATTCATGAAGACGCATGAAGAGAACTTGTACCTGATGCGTCATCTATCGATCGTAACGGACTTCGGGTATCCGGTTTTACTCGGAACGTCCCGTAAATCAATGATCGGACTTGCGCTCGGATTACCGACAGAAGAACGACTCGAAGGAACGATTGCGACGGTTTGTTACGGGATTCAACAAGGATGTGACTGGATGCGTGTGCATGACGTCAAAGAAGTCAAACGGGCAGCGCAGATGATGGACATCATGTTGGCTGCGACGAAGGGAGAATAA
- a CDS encoding aminotransferase class IV, which produces MYLWHDGTIKREEEVRISPLDHGFVYGMGVFETFRTYNGHPFLFDDHIERLRMSCVALGIQLAYDREALRQAIQDLYAAYEANDLYIRLNVSAGPREIGLSIDPYDTPTVLIYAKPIAPRKRAERALETIRLPRSTPETAYRLKSHHYMNNLVAKRQLFNPEAEGLFLTKEGHVCEGITSNIFWRYGSTWYTSPLETGALNGITRQFLMQHVPVEERLAYLPQLEEADEIIYTNSVQEAVAISSLDGRPFPGINGTGYAQIMTLFDQSVEQATTRREQR; this is translated from the coding sequence ATGTATCTCTGGCATGACGGAACCATTAAACGAGAAGAAGAAGTACGCATCTCCCCGCTCGATCACGGATTCGTCTACGGGATGGGTGTATTCGAGACGTTTCGGACCTATAACGGACATCCGTTTTTGTTCGATGATCATATTGAACGCTTACGGATGAGTTGTGTCGCACTCGGAATCCAGCTAGCATATGACCGGGAAGCCTTACGGCAAGCGATCCAAGATTTATATGCAGCATATGAGGCGAACGATTTATACATTCGGTTGAACGTCTCGGCTGGTCCCCGCGAGATCGGTTTATCAATCGATCCTTACGACACGCCGACCGTGTTGATCTATGCGAAACCAATCGCTCCGCGAAAACGGGCGGAACGTGCACTCGAGACGATTCGTTTACCGCGCAGTACGCCGGAGACAGCATATCGCTTGAAGTCACATCATTACATGAACAATCTAGTGGCGAAACGCCAATTGTTCAATCCGGAAGCAGAAGGGTTGTTTTTGACGAAGGAAGGTCATGTCTGTGAGGGCATTACGTCAAACATCTTTTGGCGTTACGGAAGTACATGGTATACGTCACCGCTTGAAACCGGTGCACTGAACGGGATTACCCGTCAGTTCCTCATGCAACATGTACCGGTCGAAGAACGCTTGGCTTATTTACCGCAGCTCGAAGAAGCAGATGAGATCATCTATACGAATTCCGTTCAGGAAGCGGTCGCGATTTCGTCACTTGACGGACGCCCTTTCCCTGGAATCAACGGAACAGGATATGCACAAATCATGACGCTGTTCGATCAATCCGTCGAACAGGCGACGACAAGGAGAGAACAACGATGA
- a CDS encoding protein arginine kinase has protein sequence MFEELLQHPLSESMNQSSPFDDIVVSTRIRLARNTTRYPFSTMLSEAQANALIEETERQLNGMKGFRFGRVDQADVLTRTALVEKHLISPALASHPRTGLFISEDEQISVMVNEEDHFRIQTLLPGLQLEEAFRIAKQVDRLISERFKIAFDDTLGYLTTCPSNVGTGLRASVMLHLPGLVLTNQIQGYIKHLRQLGFAIRGRYGEGSDASGRMFQLSNQRTLGASEDMLITDYQFAVEALIEAEQAARKGLLEMYQEELEDRLYRSYGVLTSARLITAREATERLSDVRLADSLGLEVNLPPNLFHQLLVSLQTGFLQKHFGKQLTSRERDIERAKRIRTMLTEQTNRDHTQGGFA, from the coding sequence ATGTTTGAAGAGTTGCTCCAACACCCTTTAAGCGAATCGATGAATCAATCTTCTCCCTTTGACGACATCGTCGTTTCGACACGGATCCGGTTGGCGCGTAATACGACACGTTATCCGTTCTCAACGATGTTGTCAGAAGCACAAGCGAATGCGCTCATTGAAGAGACAGAACGCCAACTAAACGGGATGAAAGGGTTCCGGTTTGGTCGCGTCGATCAAGCAGATGTCCTGACGCGAACCGCTTTAGTAGAAAAGCATCTGATCAGTCCAGCGTTAGCAAGTCATCCACGGACAGGACTCTTCATTAGTGAGGATGAGCAGATCAGTGTCATGGTAAACGAAGAGGATCATTTTCGAATCCAGACATTATTACCTGGGCTACAGCTTGAAGAAGCGTTTCGGATCGCAAAACAAGTCGATCGTTTGATCAGTGAACGATTTAAAATTGCTTTTGATGACACGCTTGGTTATTTAACGACGTGTCCGAGTAACGTCGGAACAGGTCTTCGTGCTTCCGTGATGTTGCACTTACCGGGACTGGTCCTGACGAATCAGATTCAAGGCTATATCAAACACTTACGACAGCTCGGATTCGCGATTCGTGGGCGTTACGGCGAGGGAAGCGATGCCTCTGGTCGCATGTTCCAACTTTCGAACCAACGGACGCTTGGGGCAAGTGAAGATATGCTGATCACGGACTATCAATTTGCCGTCGAAGCATTAATTGAAGCAGAACAGGCAGCACGAAAAGGATTATTGGAGATGTATCAAGAAGAACTAGAGGACAGACTATATCGTTCCTACGGTGTCCTGACATCAGCTCGACTGATTACAGCGCGGGAAGCAACGGAACGACTATCGGATGTTCGCTTAGCAGACAGTCTGGGACTAGAAGTCAATCTTCCTCCAAATCTTTTTCATCAACTGCTCGTTTCATTACAAACAGGTTTTCTACAAAAGCATTTCGGGAAACAATTAACATCTAGAGAACGGGACATTGAACGGGCGAAACGAATCCGGACGATGTTAACCGAACAGACAAACAGGGATCACACACAAGGAGGTTTTGCATAA
- a CDS encoding CtsR family transcriptional regulator, whose product MQNITDIIEAYLKQILHDEKTIEIKRQEIAQRFDCVPSQINYVINTRFTVEKGYFVESKRGGGGYIRIQKIVVLDSHDLLDEVSSWIGDHLTEQAAEDYLIRLMNEQLLTRREAILIQSLLQKESLPMAVEDQHRMRAHLMRTLLQTMKRL is encoded by the coding sequence ATGCAAAACATCACAGATATCATCGAAGCCTATTTAAAGCAAATTTTACACGACGAAAAGACGATTGAAATCAAACGTCAAGAAATTGCACAACGTTTTGACTGTGTTCCATCACAAATCAACTACGTCATTAATACTCGTTTTACGGTCGAGAAGGGCTATTTTGTTGAAAGTAAACGGGGTGGCGGTGGATACATTCGGATTCAAAAAATCGTTGTGCTCGATAGTCACGATCTATTAGACGAAGTCAGTTCATGGATTGGTGATCATTTGACGGAACAAGCTGCAGAAGATTATTTGATTCGTTTGATGAACGAACAATTACTGACGCGGCGGGAAGCTATTTTGATTCAATCGCTGTTGCAAAAAGAGAGTTTGCCAATGGCGGTCGAAGATCAACACCGGATGCGTGCCCACTTGATGCGGACGCTTCTTCAAACCATGAAGCGACTCTAG
- the lysS gene encoding lysine--tRNA ligase yields MEMNDQMQVRLGKMNAMREQGLDPFGARFERSTDTASIRASFGEHTKEELAELKPEVAIAGRVMTTRRKGKVGFTNVQDVQGQIQLYVRKDDVGEEAYEIYKTCDLGDIVGIQGYVFKTNVGELSVHVTAFTLLTKALRPLPDKYHGLKDIEQRYRQRYLDLITNQESRETFIARSKVIRGIRQYLDNLGYLEVETPMLHTIAGGASARPFITHHNALDMTLYMRIAIELHLKRLIVGGLEKVYEIGRVFRNEGISTRHNPEFTMIELYEAYADYKDIMNLTENLIAHVAQEVLGTTQVTYGEDVIDLSVGWKRAHMVDLVKEATGVDFFEQISNERALELAHEHGVEVQSHMTTGHILNEFFEQKVEETLVQPTFVYGHPVEVSPLAKKNPEDPRFTDRFELFIVRREHANAFTELNDPIDQRERFEAQLVEKEAGNDEAHEMDTDFIEALEYGMPPTGGLGIGIDRLVMLLTNAPSIRDVLLFPTMRHQQN; encoded by the coding sequence ATGGAAATGAACGATCAAATGCAGGTGCGTCTCGGTAAGATGAACGCCATGCGTGAACAAGGTCTCGATCCATTCGGCGCACGTTTTGAACGTTCGACGGATACCGCGAGCATTCGTGCATCGTTTGGTGAACATACAAAAGAAGAGTTGGCTGAACTGAAACCGGAAGTTGCCATCGCGGGTCGTGTCATGACGACACGTCGTAAAGGGAAGGTTGGTTTTACGAACGTTCAGGATGTACAAGGTCAAATTCAGTTGTATGTCCGTAAAGATGATGTCGGTGAAGAGGCGTATGAGATCTATAAGACATGTGACTTAGGTGACATCGTTGGGATCCAAGGATACGTGTTCAAAACGAATGTTGGTGAACTCTCTGTTCACGTCACAGCATTTACGTTATTAACAAAAGCATTACGTCCGCTTCCGGATAAATATCACGGATTAAAAGATATCGAGCAACGTTACCGTCAGCGTTACCTCGACCTCATTACGAACCAAGAATCACGTGAGACATTCATCGCGCGGAGTAAAGTCATTCGTGGAATTCGTCAATATCTCGATAACCTCGGATACTTGGAAGTCGAAACACCAATGTTGCACACGATTGCGGGTGGAGCATCGGCTCGTCCGTTCATCACGCATCATAATGCACTCGACATGACGCTTTACATGCGGATTGCGATCGAGCTCCATTTGAAACGTTTGATCGTCGGTGGACTTGAGAAAGTCTACGAAATCGGTCGCGTGTTCCGCAATGAAGGAATCTCAACACGCCATAACCCAGAGTTTACGATGATCGAACTCTATGAAGCGTATGCGGATTATAAAGACATCATGAACTTAACAGAGAACCTGATCGCTCACGTCGCACAAGAAGTACTCGGTACGACACAAGTCACTTACGGAGAAGACGTCATCGATCTATCTGTCGGTTGGAAACGAGCACACATGGTCGATCTCGTTAAAGAAGCGACAGGTGTCGACTTCTTTGAACAGATTTCAAACGAACGTGCCCTCGAACTAGCACATGAACACGGTGTTGAGGTCCAGTCACACATGACGACGGGACATATCTTGAATGAGTTCTTTGAACAAAAAGTAGAAGAAACACTCGTTCAACCAACATTCGTCTATGGTCATCCTGTTGAAGTATCACCACTTGCGAAGAAAAATCCAGAGGATCCACGCTTTACGGATCGCTTTGAATTATTCATCGTCCGTCGTGAGCATGCGAATGCCTTCACGGAATTGAACGATCCAATCGATCAACGTGAACGTTTCGAAGCACAACTCGTCGAAAAAGAAGCAGGAAACGACGAAGCACATGAAATGGATACAGACTTCATCGAAGCACTCGAGTACGGTATGCCGCCAACGGGTGGTCTTGGAATCGGGATCGATCGTCTCGTCATGTTGCTGACGAATGCACCATCGATTCGTGATGTATTACTCTTCCCAACGATGCGTCACCAACAAAATTAA
- a CDS encoding anthranilate synthase component I family protein, whose amino-acid sequence MRQTKYKAVPWTKEQFYNRYVEQTNGTTGHVWLESGRIGRYTMAATRPVGYVRTKDGTTTIETDGKVETSTANPFDVLEQLRVDRESVRPDGMPPFFGGFAGYVSYDAIRYLEKLPEQATDDLQTPDLSFYWYDEVAVFDEETKQLFIAVTRDTAEEAERVLETEVARWCIETDAPQFTATGSSGERERAFGQEAFMTAAHRIKSYIEDGDVFQVNLSVRQQEPLGTTAEHLYDVLRQVNPSPYMGYFADEDLTLVSASPELLVEKIGDALATRPIAGTRPRGKDEAEDLRLAKTLLDNEKERAEHVMLVDLERNDLGRVSRYGTVHVDELMVIEKYSHVQHIVSNVRGEVAPEHSGSQVLAAMFPGGTITGAPKIRTMEIIEELEPVRRGIYTGSLGFISWADDAIFNILIRTLVAKDGMAYIQAGAGVVTDSDATREYEESLSKAKALWVTKETAEGTQ is encoded by the coding sequence ATGCGACAGACGAAATACAAAGCAGTACCATGGACGAAAGAACAATTCTACAATCGATATGTTGAACAGACGAATGGCACAACGGGACACGTCTGGCTCGAAAGCGGTCGAATCGGCCGGTATACGATGGCGGCGACTCGTCCTGTCGGATACGTCCGGACAAAAGACGGAACGACGACGATTGAGACAGATGGAAAAGTCGAGACATCGACGGCGAATCCGTTTGATGTACTCGAACAGCTCCGCGTCGACCGTGAATCAGTCCGACCGGATGGAATGCCACCGTTCTTTGGTGGGTTTGCCGGATACGTCAGTTATGATGCCATCCGTTATTTAGAAAAGCTACCGGAACAAGCGACGGATGATCTGCAAACACCTGATCTGTCATTTTACTGGTACGATGAAGTCGCCGTGTTTGACGAAGAAACGAAGCAGTTGTTCATTGCCGTGACACGAGACACGGCAGAAGAAGCAGAGCGAGTTCTTGAAACGGAAGTCGCGCGTTGGTGCATCGAGACGGATGCACCTCAATTTACAGCGACTGGTTCGTCCGGCGAGCGAGAACGGGCTTTCGGGCAGGAAGCGTTCATGACAGCGGCACACCGGATTAAATCCTATATTGAGGACGGTGACGTTTTCCAAGTTAATTTGTCCGTGCGTCAACAAGAACCGCTTGGGACGACAGCGGAACATTTGTATGATGTATTACGACAAGTCAATCCTTCTCCATACATGGGTTACTTTGCGGATGAAGATTTAACACTCGTGTCCGCCTCACCCGAGTTGCTCGTCGAAAAAATCGGTGATGCGTTAGCGACACGTCCGATTGCCGGAACACGGCCGCGCGGGAAGGATGAAGCGGAGGATTTACGACTTGCGAAAACCTTACTCGATAATGAAAAAGAACGGGCAGAGCATGTGATGCTCGTTGATTTAGAGCGGAATGATTTAGGACGTGTCAGTCGTTATGGTACGGTTCATGTCGATGAGCTGATGGTGATCGAGAAATACTCGCACGTACAACACATCGTCTCAAACGTCAGAGGGGAAGTAGCTCCGGAACACTCTGGGAGTCAGGTGCTCGCTGCGATGTTCCCAGGTGGTACGATCACTGGCGCACCAAAAATCCGGACGATGGAAATCATTGAAGAACTGGAACCGGTCCGGCGTGGCATCTACACTGGGTCGCTTGGCTTCATCAGTTGGGCGGATGATGCCATTTTCAACATCTTGATCCGGACACTCGTCGCAAAAGACGGGATGGCATATATTCAAGCAGGTGCTGGAGTCGTCACAGATTCGGACGCAACACGTGAATACGAAGAGTCACTTAGTAAAGCCAAAGCGCTGTGGGTGACAAAAGAAACAGCGGAGGGAACGCAATGA
- the folK gene encoding 2-amino-4-hydroxy-6-hydroxymethyldihydropteridine diphosphokinase: MKQAYIALGSNIGDKAAHLRAAITRLRALPSVHDVKTSSIYETVPVGYLEQDLFYNMVVAIQTTDEASVLLGRLQEIEQLEGRERLFKNGPRTLDLDILLYEEERIDLEGLTVPHPRMQERAFVLAPLRELAATCVIPGLGQSVEQLYQQLPETERNGVRRLGGLLEAEEQ, from the coding sequence ATGAAGCAAGCTTACATTGCACTCGGCTCGAACATCGGCGATAAAGCGGCTCACTTAAGAGCAGCGATTACTCGCCTGAGAGCATTACCGTCCGTTCATGATGTGAAGACCTCTTCCATTTATGAGACGGTACCTGTCGGATATCTCGAGCAGGATTTATTCTATAATATGGTCGTCGCAATTCAAACGACGGATGAGGCATCTGTCTTACTTGGGCGACTGCAGGAAATTGAACAGCTAGAAGGACGCGAGCGTCTGTTCAAAAATGGGCCACGAACGCTTGACTTAGATATTTTGCTATATGAGGAAGAACGCATTGATCTCGAAGGATTAACCGTTCCGCATCCGCGGATGCAAGAGCGGGCATTCGTCCTCGCACCATTACGTGAACTTGCAGCAACATGCGTCATACCCGGTCTTGGACAAAGCGTCGAGCAGTTGTATCAGCAGTTACCAGAGACAGAACGAAACGGTGTACGACGGTTAGGTGGGCTTTTAGAAGCGGAGGAACAATAA